The nucleotide sequence TCCGTGGCATGCCGCGGTGCCTACGGTGTGGCGGGCCGGTTGGCGGCCCGCCACACCGACTTGTTTCTCCCCCAATCTGCGCAGGCAACGCTTTCACTTCGGGCGACGACCGTCGCAAGCCCGCACCCGCCGCACGCCACTATCGCGTAGCCGATTCGGAGCCGCGCAGGGCGGCTCCGAATCGGCGGGCACCTCAAGATTCTTCTTATCAAGCGACAAGCGCCCCACGAAGGGCCAAGCACGCCGCCCGTCCCAGCGACCGGCGCTAAGGCAATCCGTGAGTCCGGCGGGGGAGATGCCTGTCGGGGCCGGCCCGTCCGAGGGCGCGCGAGGGCTTCCGTACGTAGGACGGCCGGGCAAAAAAGCGGCAAGAACCCCAACGCCCGTTCGGCCGCCGAAGGAGGAAGACGAAGCGGAAGTCCAGGGCGAACGCCCTGGACCGCCCGAGCGGGCCGGCCCCGACAGGCATCTCCCCCGCCGGACGGCATAAGCAACATGACGCCCGACAGCAGCTCAACAACCACCGGCATAAGCAAGCTGACACCCGGCAGCAGCTTATCAACGCCGGCATAAGCACGATGACGACCGGCAGCAGCTTATCAATGGCCGGCAATAGGAAGATGTCGCACGCATCCGCCCTGCCCGCGCACATCAACGGCGAGCGTCACGCAAGAGGTCCCGTGGCGGACGCCCCAGCGTGCGCAGAAACGCCCGCCGCATGCGTTCCTCGTCGCCGAAGCCGGTCAGGGTGGCGACGCGCGCGATGGAGCTTTCGCCTTCGTCGATCAGGGCGCGCGCGGCTTCCAGGCGCAGCTTTTCCACGGCCTTGGCCGGTGACATGCCGGTCTGTGCCTGGAAGGCCCGGCTGAAGTGGCGCGGGCTCCAGTGGACCTGTTCTGCCAGTTGCTCGACGCTGAGCGGCTCGCGCAGGTTCTCGCGCGCGTAGTTCAGTGCCGCGCGGATGCGGTCGGAATCCGGTTCCAGCTCGGCCAGCGTGGAGAACTGCGACTGCCCGCCCGTGCGGCGGTAATGGATCACCATCTTGCGGGACACGGTGCGGGCAAGCTCGGGGCCGTGGTCCTCGGCCAGCAGTCCCAGCGCCAAGTCTATGCAGGCCGTCATGCCGGCCGAAGTCCAGTATGTGCCATCGTTGACGAAGATCTTGTCTTCGTCCAGGCGGATCGCGGGATGCCGGCGTTGAAGTTCGTGCGCCAGGGCCCAATGCGTGGTCACGCGCCGCCCATCCAGCAAGCCGGTTTCCGCAAGCAGGAAGGCGCCGGTGCAAATGCTGGCCACCCGGCGCGCGCGGGGTGCCGTGCGCCGGAGCGCGGCGACCAGCGCCGGCGTGCTGGCGGGGATTTCGACCGCGCCGCCGATCATCAGCGTGTCGTATTGCCGCCGTCCGAGGGCTCGCGTCTGCACGCCCACGCCTGAAGACGAGGCGACCAGGCCGCCCTCCTCGGACACGACGTCCATCGCGTACCAGGGCGCCTTGCCTTGCGTCAGCTCCAGGTTGGCCAGTTCGAATACGGTCAGGGCGGCCAGGTCCAGTATCTGAAAGCCGGGGAATACGACGAGGGCGATGCGCGCAGCCATGATGCCTTGCGTCCAAGCGGAATCGAGATCCGGATTTTACGCGCGCACCCCGCATATCGGTCCGGGGTCTTCGCCGGATTCCGGCGACTTCGTCAGCGTGGGGAATGACTTCCACGAAGGTGGCCGGAGGCGTCCGGCATGCGTCCGGCGTTGATAGACCGGATGTCCGAAAAAGTTGGTTTTATGTCATTTGAGACTTTGGTTCGACGTCCCACAATGCACCCATCGAAACTCGCATCGGGACCGAGATCATGACCACATCGACTTCACGGGGCACCGCCCTGATTACCGGCGCCTCGTCCGGCATCGGCGCCATCTATGCGGATCGCCTGGCGCGCCGCGGGCACGACCTGATCCTGGTCGCCCGCAATGAGGAACGGCTGCGCCAGCTGGCGGCGCGCATCGAGAAGGAACACGGACGCAAGGTCCGGGTGGTGGCTGCCGACCTGGGCGACGGGGGCGGACTGCGGCGCGTCGAGGCCATTCTGCGCGATGACGCCGGGATCGACGTGCTGGTGAACAATGCCGGCTTCGGGCTGGTCGCGCCTTTCCTGCAGGTGGACATCGACCGCATGCAAGCCATGATCGACCTTAACGTCACTGCCCTGACCCGCCTGGCGCACGCCGCGGTGGCGGCCTTTGTGGCGCGTGGCAAGGGGACGCTGGTCAATATCTCGTCCATCGTCGCCATCGGCACGGAGGTTTTGAACGGCGTCTACAGCGGCAGCAAGGCCTATGTCTTGGCGCTGACCCAGGCGCTGCACAACGAAGTGGCGGGCAAGGGCGTGCGCGTGCAGGCCGTGCTGCCCGGCCCGACGGCCACCGAGTTCTGGGGCGTGGCGGGGATGGACCATGCCCAGCTGCCCGAAGGCTGGGTAATGAGCGCCGAAGATATGGTGGACGCCTCGCTGGCCGGCCTGGACCAGGGCGAGGTCGTCACCATCCCGCCCTTGCAGGATGGCGAGGCGTGGCTGCGTTTCGATGCCCAACGGCGCGAGCTGTCGCAGCAGCTGGCGGCGAGCAAGCCCGGGCCGCGATATGGGGTGGGCGGGGCATCTGGCAGGAATTGAAGGTTTGTTGTCGTCCGCGCGCGGACCGGGTCCGATAGGCTGTTTCGTGACGGGCGCCATGCCGGCGCCCGCGCTAACGGAACGACCTGCACGATGTCCCTTACGGCACCCGACCGCGGGCGCAATGCCCGCGTCCTGGCGCTTTGCCAGGGCCTGTATACCTGCGCGATCTCCATCGACCTGACATTGACCGGCCTGACCGGCTACCAGCTGGCGCCAGACAAGGCGCTGGCGACGCTGCCCTTCGCGCTGATCACGGTGGCCGGCGCGCTGACGACGTGGTTCGCGTCATTCCTGTTGCAGGGCTGGGGAAGGCGCGCTGCCTTCGTGCTGGGCGCGCTGGTCGGGGCGGCCGGCGGGCTGGTGTCCGTCTGGGCCGTGTTCCATGCCGATTTCTGGGTGTTCTGCTGCGGCACGGCGGCGGTGGGCGTGTTCCAGGCCTTCGCGCAATACTACCGGCTGGCCGCGGCGGATGCCGTGGGCGATGCCGACAAGAGCCGAGCGATCTCGCTGGTGCTGGCGGGCGGCGTCGTGGCGGCGATTCTGGGTCCGGCGCTGGCCGCGTGGGCCAAGGACCTGTTCCCGGCCGTGATGTTCGCGGGCGCCTATTTGATGGTGGCGCTGCTGGGACTGGCGTCCGCCGCCATCCTGCTCGTGGGATACCGGGAGGGGCCGGCCGACCGCCATGCTGCGGCCCAGGCTCCGGTCTCCGCCGAGCCGGCTCGCCCGCTATGGCGCATCGCGCGCCAGCCGGTGTTCGTTGCCGCGGTGGCCAACAATGTGGTGGGCTCGGTATCCATGATGGCGGTGATGACCGCGGCGCCGCTGGCCGCCGTGGCGTGTTCGCACACCATGGACCAGGGCGCCACCATTATCCAGTGGCATCTGGTCGGCATGTACGCGCCGTCGTTCTTCGCGGCCGCGCTGATCGCTCGCTTCGGCCTGGCGAACGTGCTCTATGCAGGCATGGCGCTCAACGTCGTGAGCGCATTGGCGGCCATGGCGTCGACCAGCCTGGCGGGTTTTCATGTTTCTCTTTTC is from Bordetella bronchialis and encodes:
- a CDS encoding GlxA family transcriptional regulator, which encodes MAARIALVVFPGFQILDLAALTVFELANLELTQGKAPWYAMDVVSEEGGLVASSSGVGVQTRALGRRQYDTLMIGGAVEIPASTPALVAALRRTAPRARRVASICTGAFLLAETGLLDGRRVTTHWALAHELQRRHPAIRLDEDKIFVNDGTYWTSAGMTACIDLALGLLAEDHGPELARTVSRKMVIHYRRTGGQSQFSTLAELEPDSDRIRAALNYARENLREPLSVEQLAEQVHWSPRHFSRAFQAQTGMSPAKAVEKLRLEAARALIDEGESSIARVATLTGFGDEERMRRAFLRTLGRPPRDLLRDARR
- a CDS encoding SDR family NAD(P)-dependent oxidoreductase encodes the protein MTTSTSRGTALITGASSGIGAIYADRLARRGHDLILVARNEERLRQLAARIEKEHGRKVRVVAADLGDGGGLRRVEAILRDDAGIDVLVNNAGFGLVAPFLQVDIDRMQAMIDLNVTALTRLAHAAVAAFVARGKGTLVNISSIVAIGTEVLNGVYSGSKAYVLALTQALHNEVAGKGVRVQAVLPGPTATEFWGVAGMDHAQLPEGWVMSAEDMVDASLAGLDQGEVVTIPPLQDGEAWLRFDAQRRELSQQLAASKPGPRYGVGGASGRN
- a CDS encoding MFS transporter, translated to MSLTAPDRGRNARVLALCQGLYTCAISIDLTLTGLTGYQLAPDKALATLPFALITVAGALTTWFASFLLQGWGRRAAFVLGALVGAAGGLVSVWAVFHADFWVFCCGTAAVGVFQAFAQYYRLAAADAVGDADKSRAISLVLAGGVVAAILGPALAAWAKDLFPAVMFAGAYLMVALLGLASAAILLVGYREGPADRHAAAQAPVSAEPARPLWRIARQPVFVAAVANNVVGSVSMMAVMTAAPLAAVACSHTMDQGATIIQWHLVGMYAPSFFAAALIARFGLANVLYAGMALNVVSALAAMASTSLAGFHVSLFSLGVGWNFMFVGGTTLLARSYRPGERAATQGCAELLRYVATACATLAAGPALERFGWFALNAAMLPVIALAAAMTLWWHLAARRAPAAAVA